The Paenibacillus polymyxa M1 DNA segment CCATTCCATCCCAGCCTCACGGGAGACATACAGCGGTCCAAGGGTACTTGGAATGGATTCCATTCGGCGGGGATTCAGCGACAAGCGCAAGTGATCCATTAAGGGACGAATCAGAGACTGATCGTAAAATACGGCTCCTGCTCCGTACTGAATAAATGGGACATCCCGCATAATTAATTGCTCAAAAATAGATCGGCTTCCGCTGGCTGTCCGATGTAAAATAGCGATGTCCCGGTAGCGAAGACGACCTTCTTCTACCTGTCCGAGCAGATGAGTAACAATATGTCCCGCCTCTTCCTCAGGCCCAGATGGGGTGGCAAACTGTGGCGGCAAGCCCTCACGCCCGGCAGCCGCAAGACGTTTGGAGCGTCGATGAACATTTTTGGCGACGATGTTGGAGCCCAGCCCCAAAATGCGTGCATCACTGCGATAATTAATATCAAGAGTAATGACCTTTGCATCTTTATAGACCTTATCAAACTCCAGAATGGATTCCTGGCGGGCTCCATTAAAGGTATAGATCGTCTGGTCATCATCTCCGACGACCATCAGATTGCGATGCTTCGCAGCCAATCGTTGCACCATTTCGTATTGCAGGGCATTCGTATCCTGAAATTCATCGACCATGATATAGGAAAAACGTCGTTGAAGCGGCTGAAGCACATCCGGATCACGCAGGAGAACGGAGGCACGCAGCAGAATATCGTCAAAATCCATTTTGCTCCGTTCCTGTTTCCACGCTTCATAGGCGAGCATGGCACGCTTGGCATCCGCTTCCTCGCGTATGGTTTCCGGCAGCTCATCTGCGCTACGGCCTTCCGCTTTCCAGGCGGAGAGGGCGGACAGCAGGCTTTCCGGCTGGAAAGCCTCACTCAGTCCAAGCTGGCGCAGCATCATTTTCATAACGGTATGCTGGGCCTGTGTTTCACCGAACACTTCATCTTGCACACCGCGATGTCGCAGCATCGCCAAAGCGAATGAGTGGAAGGTACGCGCCTGTACTGCGCGTGCAGCGGCAGGTCGCACACCGGGTAGTCCCGCGATGCGCAGCTTCATTTCGGCAGCTGCTTTGCTGGTGAAGGTCACCAGCAGGATGGACGATGCAGGGACATCCCGCATCGCCATGAGGTAGCCAGCACGGGCAGCCAGAACCGTGGTTTTACCGCAGCCAGCCCCTGCCAGGGTTAGAAGGGGGCCTTTACCATGGCGTACAGCCTGAATCTGCGGGCGGTTCAGATGAATGCCCGCGTTCTCTATAGCACGAAAATAAGCCGCGTCTTGGTCGGTGTCGGGTACCAGCGTTATACTGGTATCCATAGAAGCTCGACGTGCCTGAGGGCTCGTCGTTGAATAAGGAACCCCGATGGGTCGAGGGTAAAATGCAGGATTTGGGTTCATGATCCTGAAACCCCTTTCGTTCTTAAAATCTTCCATTTTCACAAATGGGGGTAGTTTTTGGTATGATAGAGTTCTAGTCAGCTTTAGTTGATGATAAGAACAAGGCGAATGGACTAAAAATGATGCTGAATTCATGCGGATCTAGAGCAGGAGCGTCAGAACGTTAATAGGTTGACGCCAATGCCTATAGCCTCAAACAGGCGATATGACCGCATTCCATTATACAGGAGTTCGAGGCTTGCCAACAGAAAAAAACTTTGGGATATACGGACGGTACAGTGAAATCCGGCTGGATATGGGGAGGAAATGACGATGAAGCTGATTCAACGTATAAAGGAAGGCGCTAATCGCGCAACAGAAAAGGCGCAGCATGCTGTCGAGATTAGTAAGATTAATTCGCAAATTACAACGATTCAGCAGGAAATGGATGTTCATTTCTTACGAATGGGTCAAATCTTTTACGAAGGCTACCGGGCATCCGATATGTCAGTGGCTGAAACCGAGATGACACAGTTGTCTACTGCTTGTGATGAGCTTCAGGATGAAATTGATGAGCTGCGCAGTAGAATTGCAGAATTGAAAAACGCCCATTTATGTACCTGTGGTGCAGTTGTGCCGCTGGATGCGAACTTTTGTCCCAAATGCGGACGCAAGTTAAATGGAGGGCAGGCTGCCTCCAAGCAAGTAGCGGCTGTGCGGGAAGAGGTGCCAACAGACGCTTATTCTTTTGATCTGCGCAAGCCTGAGGCAGCGAAGGATGCTGTGCCTGCCTACATGGAGTATGCAGAAGATGAAGTCATCGATCGGCATGAACAGGATGAGCGGTATGAAACGCACGATCCAACGGAATCAGACCGCAATTACACGGTGTCTGATTTTACTCCGGAAGAAAAAGCGGCATTCGATGAAGAGTGGGAGCGCCGTCGTCAGGAAGAACTGGAGAAAGAACACCATCGTCTTGAAGAACTGGAACGTGAACGGGAGCGTCAGGAGGAGCTGGACGAGCGCATTCGATATTGGAAGGCCAACAATTCGGGAGCAGAGAAGCCGGCAACAGCGTCAATGCAAATACGCGAAAATGTAAAATGCCAAATCTGCACAGCGGAATTACCCAAAGGCTCCAAATGGTGCCCGCGCTGTGGAGCTGAACAGATTTGACGCAGCCGAACAGGCTGCCGCAGTACACAGACATAACGCCGGGCAGCATAGGGGGAACAGAACATATGGAGCGTTTGCTGCAACATCTGCGGAATCTGGGTTTTACGGAGATGGAAGCCAAGGTGATGGTCGAGCTTTCGAGACAAAATGCGGCTTCCGGCTATGAAGTTGCTAAGCGTTTGGGGGCATCGCGCTCCAACGTGTACGCAGCTTTGCAGCGTTTGGCCGGGCAGGGATATCTCAGAGCGAGTGCGGGAGAGCCTGTACGCTACAGCATGCTGCCGCCGGGTGAGCTGACCCGAATGATCGAAGGGCAGATGCGGGAGTCCCTGCTGGCGGTGGAGAAGGAGATGCCACGAACAGAACCAGCCAAGCCGACCTTCTACAACGTGGAAGGTGACCGGAAGGTGCTGGAAAGTTTGACACGCGAGCTGGAACGGGCACAGCATGAGATTGTGCTGGATTTGTGGCGCGAGGAAGCCGAACTGTTGCGGGAAGCGTTGAAAAAAGCCGAGAGTCGGGGTGTGCGTCTGCTATGGTCCTGCGACAACGGAGAAAGTATGTTGGGACCGTGGCTACCGCGTACGTCTGGTACAGACGGACAGGAAACGTCAGGGCGTAAGTTTTCCTTTGTTATTGATCGGCGTTGGTGCATGCTGGGTATGCGGGGAGAGAATTGCCCGACACAGGCGCTTATTACCGAGCATCCGGTGATGACAGGTTTGCTGCTTGATCATTTTGCCCAGGATCTTATTCTGTATGAGCTGGAGCATGATATGGGCAGCGAGCTGTCGACCCGATATGGCTGGCGGTATGAAAGCATTATCGGCAAATATATGTCAGCCGGAGAATAGTATAAGGATTACTGGGAGGGAAGTTCCATCAGGGCCCGGCATACAGATGTAATATAGCCCGCTTGATGAGGCACGAATTGATCCGGTGTAATCAGGCGGCGAGTTTTTTCCGGGTTCGGCCCCGACGTAATACCTTGGGCTTCGATAAATGGAATATGGCCTTCAAACAGGGCTAGTGCTTGGTCAAGGTCTGCTTCGTACAGTCCGGCTACTTCTTCCTGCTGGAGACAATAGGCTTCCAGGGGCTGGTTGGACAGCAGTCCAAACACCGAGCTGACCTCCCGATCCCAAAAAGAGGTGCCCTGTGCGGTACCTTTACTTTCATACCGAACGGTCATCAGTGGTGTTAAGGAGGTAAAGGGAACATAAATGCCTAGTTCTTCCTCCAGCTCGCGAGCCGCCTGGGACATATCTTCGCCTGAAGTCAAATGCCCGGCGGCTGTAATATCGTAGCATCCGGGAAAGGTGTCCTTTGTATCCTGACGCTGTTGGAATAGCAAGCGGCGGCCTGTCGAGGTGTCTCGTGCCAGCCAGCAGTGAAAGGTATGATGCCAGTAGCCCTTGGCATGTGCTTCCTGTCGGGAGGCTGTGCCGAGGGGGTTGTCTTCATCGTCGTAGATATCCAGAAGCTCGCTAGTCATCGTGATTCCTCCTATAATATGCAGAAAATCAAGGTCTACTTTACAGTATAACGTGTTTTCCGTTCTGACGATATGATGGACGATGTGGAATGCGGAGTAGCTTTTGGGGTATGCTGGGAACATGGGGATTTGCGCCATAACATAGCTTTATGATTGAAAGGAGCGATTTTACATGGAATGTATTGTACATTTCCGAGTTATGCA contains these protein-coding regions:
- a CDS encoding zinc ribbon domain-containing protein — encoded protein: MKLIQRIKEGANRATEKAQHAVEISKINSQITTIQQEMDVHFLRMGQIFYEGYRASDMSVAETEMTQLSTACDELQDEIDELRSRIAELKNAHLCTCGAVVPLDANFCPKCGRKLNGGQAASKQVAAVREEVPTDAYSFDLRKPEAAKDAVPAYMEYAEDEVIDRHEQDERYETHDPTESDRNYTVSDFTPEEKAAFDEEWERRRQEELEKEHHRLEELERERERQEELDERIRYWKANNSGAEKPATASMQIRENVKCQICTAELPKGSKWCPRCGAEQI
- a CDS encoding NUDIX hydrolase, with product MTSELLDIYDDEDNPLGTASRQEAHAKGYWHHTFHCWLARDTSTGRRLLFQQRQDTKDTFPGCYDITAAGHLTSGEDMSQAARELEEELGIYVPFTSLTPLMTVRYESKGTAQGTSFWDREVSSVFGLLSNQPLEAYCLQQEEVAGLYEADLDQALALFEGHIPFIEAQGITSGPNPEKTRRLITPDQFVPHQAGYITSVCRALMELPSQ
- a CDS encoding UvrD-helicase domain-containing protein, translated to MNPNPAFYPRPIGVPYSTTSPQARRASMDTSITLVPDTDQDAAYFRAIENAGIHLNRPQIQAVRHGKGPLLTLAGAGCGKTTVLAARAGYLMAMRDVPASSILLVTFTSKAAAEMKLRIAGLPGVRPAAARAVQARTFHSFALAMLRHRGVQDEVFGETQAQHTVMKMMLRQLGLSEAFQPESLLSALSAWKAEGRSADELPETIREEADAKRAMLAYEAWKQERSKMDFDDILLRASVLLRDPDVLQPLQRRFSYIMVDEFQDTNALQYEMVQRLAAKHRNLMVVGDDDQTIYTFNGARQESILEFDKVYKDAKVITLDINYRSDARILGLGSNIVAKNVHRRSKRLAAAGREGLPPQFATPSGPEEEAGHIVTHLLGQVEEGRLRYRDIAILHRTASGSRSIFEQLIMRDVPFIQYGAGAVFYDQSLIRPLMDHLRLSLNPRRMESIPSTLGPLYVSREAGMEWIMREEKQQAKKYPLIHLSRWDRLRDFQREQVKERIRLIRSLTTMKPAYAIQEMRRVFYDKYLESGDTGAWTHYKETMQESLEELETAAKRFDTVEAFVNFADELSERHRQMESLRREEDSDAVRLMTIHRAKGLEFPCVYWIGASEGILPHSSALHSELPEDRRAGAAPATAVDNDAALEEERRLAYVAVTRAKELLYITSPASNHGKPAAVSRFLLEAYGVTPPETSKPDTRRSSFGQPKGTSGYGSRAGGGSPASGTATRVSSRPGSTPAATTARTASATARSQTEPRVDVPVWKCTDAACKAWMRRDTVGGRRTTGASAGTPPVCPLCSSPMTEGTRNIPAR
- a CDS encoding TrmB family transcriptional regulator: MERLLQHLRNLGFTEMEAKVMVELSRQNAASGYEVAKRLGASRSNVYAALQRLAGQGYLRASAGEPVRYSMLPPGELTRMIEGQMRESLLAVEKEMPRTEPAKPTFYNVEGDRKVLESLTRELERAQHEIVLDLWREEAELLREALKKAESRGVRLLWSCDNGESMLGPWLPRTSGTDGQETSGRKFSFVIDRRWCMLGMRGENCPTQALITEHPVMTGLLLDHFAQDLILYELEHDMGSELSTRYGWRYESIIGKYMSAGE